The following are encoded together in the Microcoleus sp. FACHB-68 genome:
- a CDS encoding CCA tRNA nucleotidyltransferase translates to MANLPSAAFFPLSPEYWPFSLELLPQPAYLVGGAVRDALLLKHREYLDLDFVMPAQAVKTASQIAEQYSAGFVLLDADRQIARVVFKDATVDFAQQEGDSLERDLQRRDYTVNAIAYNPHTGVFIDPLQGCADIEAGLMRMVAPANLKDDPLRLLRAYRQASQLNFSIEPATRTAIRAFAPLLGYIAAERVRSELSYLLATPEGTPQLQAAWEDGLVETWFPSATGGSLAQVAAVDESAAKLQQTWPDFGTEVSRSLRDTSKTSLLAVAKLTSLLDPDFQKAEAQLLRLKYSRPEMQAALAVLNFLPDLLPAAKALSVSEQYFLFRNVGTVFPALAVFAVASGMPVDAIAPLIERFLTPNDPVAHPIPPLTGRDLMTALNLPPGPLVGRLLTAIGVARAEGKISTPEEALQLAQQLVKTEA, encoded by the coding sequence GGCAAATCTTCCGTCCGCAGCATTCTTTCCCCTGTCTCCTGAATATTGGCCATTTAGCCTAGAATTACTGCCTCAACCGGCTTATTTAGTGGGAGGCGCAGTTCGGGACGCGCTGCTATTGAAACACCGTGAGTATTTAGACTTAGATTTTGTGATGCCGGCACAAGCGGTTAAAACCGCTAGCCAAATCGCGGAACAGTACAGTGCTGGGTTTGTGCTGCTTGATGCCGACCGGCAGATCGCCCGCGTGGTATTTAAAGATGCGACAGTAGACTTCGCCCAACAAGAAGGCGACAGTCTAGAACGCGACCTGCAGCGGCGAGATTATACCGTTAATGCGATCGCTTATAATCCTCACACCGGCGTCTTCATCGACCCCCTGCAAGGCTGTGCCGATATTGAAGCCGGTTTAATGCGGATGGTTGCGCCGGCAAACCTCAAAGATGATCCACTGCGCCTGTTGCGAGCATACCGGCAAGCCTCACAGTTAAATTTTTCCATTGAGCCGGCAACCAGAACTGCAATTCGCGCCTTCGCACCCCTCCTGGGTTATATCGCAGCAGAACGAGTGCGTAGTGAATTAAGTTATCTTCTGGCGACTCCAGAGGGAACACCCCAACTGCAAGCCGCCTGGGAAGATGGCTTAGTTGAAACTTGGTTTCCCAGCGCCACTGGCGGCAGTTTAGCTCAAGTCGCAGCCGTTGATGAGTCCGCCGCCAAACTCCAGCAAACTTGGCCAGATTTTGGCACGGAAGTGTCCCGCAGCTTGCGAGATACCTCAAAAACCTCCTTATTAGCCGTTGCTAAATTGACGAGTTTGCTCGATCCAGATTTCCAGAAAGCCGAAGCTCAATTATTGCGCCTGAAGTACAGCCGGCCTGAAATGCAAGCAGCCCTGGCGGTGTTAAACTTTTTGCCAGATTTGCTGCCGGCAGCCAAAGCGCTATCCGTTTCAGAGCAGTATTTTTTATTTCGCAATGTCGGTACGGTGTTTCCCGCACTCGCTGTTTTTGCCGTAGCGTCAGGGATGCCGGTGGATGCCATCGCGCCTTTAATTGAGCGCTTTCTCACCCCCAACGATCCTGTCGCACATCCGATTCCCCCACTAACCGGCAGAGACTTGATGACAGCTTTGAATTTACCGCCGGGACCTCTCGTTGGCAGACTTCTCACCGCAATTGGAGTGGCACGCGCAGAAGGCAAAATTTCTACACCCGAAGAGGCGCTGCAATTGGCGCAACAACTTGTCAAGACTGAAGCGTGA